A window of the Henckelia pumila isolate YLH828 chromosome 3, ASM3356847v2, whole genome shotgun sequence genome harbors these coding sequences:
- the LOC140888066 gene encoding uncharacterized protein, with product MAPYEAFYERRCITPLHWDEVGERAVLGPDIVTQTVDVIAKIRDRMLTAQSRQKSYADQRCRDLKFEVGDHVFLKVSPWKGVMRFGKKGKFFEILEKIGARAYRLALPPNLGGVHNVFHISILRKYVPNPSHVIRHEPVKWTPDLSYEEMPVQILDRQVRRLRNREIPIVKVLWSNQLVEEAT from the coding sequence atggctccttatgaggcaTTTTATGAGAGAAGGTGTATAACTCCCTTGCactgggatgaagttggagagagagctgttttgggaccagatatAGTGACTCAAACGGTGGATGTAATAGCTAAGATCAGAgacagaatgttgacagctCAAAGTCGACAGAAAAGTTACGCCGACCAGCGATGTAGagatttgaagtttgaagtaGGTGACCATGTATTTTTAAAGGTGTCACCATGGAAAGGTGTTATGAGATTTGGAAAAAAGGGTAAATTTTTTGAGATCCTAGAAAAAATTGGGGCTCGAGCTTACCGATTAGCACTACCACCCAACTTGGGGGGTGTGCACAATGTCTTCCATATCTCTATACTAAGAAAGTATGTGccaaatccttctcatgttatcCGCCATGAGCCAGTGAAATGGACGCCAGACTTGTCCTACGAGGAGATGCCTGTACAAATCTTGGACAGACAAGTTCGTAGGTTGAGAAACAGAGAGATTCCAATAGTGAAAGTATTATGGAGCAACCAGTtggttgaagaagctacttga